One region of Streptomyces sp. NBC_00442 genomic DNA includes:
- a CDS encoding transglutaminase-like domain-containing protein: MEPEDPEVTDWRREFADQARAERPDVATLCLLLGAVADPALGQRGIDAAHIELDRLAGLLPFGVGGARSWALALSRLLGGDCGFRGTGHDYERLESSLLHQVLRRRRGLPILLSVVWIEVARRAGAPVYGVALPGHFVVGFGPPEDRVLADPFDGGRLLDPDDAELLVAGATGAPLEESMLSPAAPLDIVLRVLNNIRAWAAARPEQSDVALWAVELSLLLPSHPARLRFERAELLVQRGDFLAGAAELDEYADVVDPVEPTIAQTARSRARAARAMLN; this comes from the coding sequence ATGGAACCGGAAGACCCGGAAGTCACCGACTGGCGGCGGGAGTTCGCCGACCAGGCCCGCGCGGAGCGCCCCGACGTGGCGACGCTGTGCCTCCTGCTGGGCGCGGTCGCCGACCCCGCGCTCGGCCAACGCGGCATCGACGCCGCGCACATCGAGCTCGACCGCCTCGCGGGACTGCTCCCCTTCGGCGTCGGCGGCGCCCGCTCCTGGGCGCTCGCGCTGTCCCGACTCCTGGGCGGGGACTGCGGGTTCCGCGGCACGGGACACGACTACGAGCGCCTCGAATCGTCCCTGCTGCACCAGGTGCTGCGACGCAGGCGCGGTCTGCCCATCCTGCTCTCGGTGGTCTGGATCGAGGTGGCGAGGCGGGCCGGGGCGCCGGTGTACGGGGTGGCGCTTCCCGGCCACTTCGTGGTGGGCTTCGGCCCGCCCGAGGACCGGGTCCTGGCCGACCCGTTCGACGGGGGACGCCTCCTCGACCCCGACGACGCGGAACTCCTGGTGGCCGGCGCGACGGGCGCACCCCTGGAGGAGTCGATGCTGAGCCCGGCCGCGCCGCTCGACATCGTCCTGCGCGTCCTGAACAACATCCGCGCCTGGGCCGCGGCCCGCCCGGAGCAGAGCGACGTGGCCCTGTGGGCCGTGGAACTCTCCCTGCTGCTCCCCTCCCACCCCGCCCGGCTGCGCTTCGAACGGGCCGAACTCCTGGTCCAGCGCGGCGACTTCCTGGCCGGCGCCGCCGAACTCGACGAGTACGCCGACGTCGTGGACCCCGTGGAGCCGACGATCGCGCAGACGGCACGGAGCCGGGCGCGCGCCGCGCGCGCCATGCTGAACTGA
- a CDS encoding C39 family peptidase → MTEPMSPPTVHPVPYHAQWASPELVEAIVRGELDAAEDPLWRAYGAESREEYAWWSWRLCGVACLRMALEHWQGSAPTAMELARECVAAGAYVRRGDGLDGLIYAPFAAYAQERWGLKAVARPHLPLAELRRLIEAGGLLLLSVHPSIRELAPSPERRGGHLVLAVGATEDALVFHNPSGFKGRSQKYVRIAWAELDRFYAGRGVALGPGTGRPEH, encoded by the coding sequence ATGACCGAGCCCATGTCGCCCCCGACCGTCCACCCCGTCCCCTACCACGCCCAATGGGCCTCGCCCGAGCTGGTGGAGGCGATCGTCCGCGGCGAGCTCGACGCGGCCGAGGACCCGCTGTGGCGTGCTTACGGCGCGGAGAGCCGCGAGGAGTACGCCTGGTGGTCGTGGCGGCTGTGCGGGGTGGCGTGTCTGAGGATGGCCCTGGAGCACTGGCAGGGCTCGGCCCCCACCGCGATGGAACTCGCGCGGGAGTGCGTGGCGGCGGGGGCGTACGTCCGTCGCGGCGACGGCCTCGACGGCCTGATCTACGCCCCGTTCGCGGCGTACGCCCAGGAGCGCTGGGGCCTGAAGGCGGTGGCGCGCCCGCATCTGCCGCTCGCAGAGCTGCGCCGCCTGATCGAGGCCGGCGGGCTCCTGCTGCTCTCCGTCCACCCCTCGATCCGCGAGCTCGCCCCGTCCCCGGAACGCCGGGGCGGGCACCTGGTGCTGGCCGTGGGGGCGACCGAGGACGCCCTGGTCTTCCACAATCCCTCCGGCTTCAAGGGCCGCTCCCAGAAGTATGTCCGCATCGCGTGGGCGGAGCTGGACCGGTTCTACGCGGGGCGGGGGGTGGCGCTGGGGCCGGGAACCGGCCGCCCCGAGCACTGA
- a CDS encoding response regulator, which yields MIRLLLAEDQSMVREALAALLGLEPDLEVVAQAARGDEVAAAARAHAVDVALLDIEMPGLTGIEAAAVLRRELPAVKIVILTTFGRPGYLRSAMEAGADAFLVKDAPAAQLAAAVRTVLTGERVIDPTLAAAALAEGANPLTDRERDVLRAAQDGATNAELATVLRLSQGTVRNYLSMAIQKLAARNRAEAVRIAREKGWL from the coding sequence ATGATCCGACTTCTCCTGGCGGAAGACCAGTCCATGGTCCGCGAGGCCCTCGCCGCCCTGCTCGGTCTGGAGCCGGACCTGGAGGTGGTGGCGCAGGCGGCGCGGGGCGACGAGGTCGCGGCGGCGGCCCGCGCCCACGCGGTGGACGTCGCCCTGCTCGACATCGAGATGCCGGGCCTCACCGGCATCGAGGCGGCAGCCGTCCTGCGCCGTGAGCTGCCCGCAGTGAAGATCGTGATCCTGACCACCTTCGGACGCCCCGGCTATCTGCGCAGCGCCATGGAGGCCGGCGCGGACGCGTTCCTGGTCAAGGACGCCCCCGCCGCCCAACTGGCCGCCGCGGTACGCACCGTACTGACCGGGGAGCGGGTCATCGATCCGACGCTGGCCGCGGCCGCCCTGGCCGAGGGGGCCAACCCCCTGACCGACCGCGAACGCGACGTGCTGCGGGCCGCGCAGGACGGCGCGACCAACGCCGAACTCGCCACCGTCCTCCGCCTCTCGCAGGGCACGGTCCGCAACTACCTCTCCATGGCCATCCAGAAGCTCGCGGCCCGCAACCGGGCGGAGGCGGTCCGCATCGCCCGCGAGAAGGGCTGGCTCTAG
- a CDS encoding sensor histidine kinase produces MLQKLMWVGIWLAFMSAPISDLLDGNHTTVATVLGWSGLTGFVTVYLALVLRHTARPMADGTVYSLLGLLAAVALALSLTLGGSWLVLFVYVSVSCGATLSPALATWAILVTTATMTVIGTHVAHVGDVLPGLAIPALLGGFAMTGVRHLIRTSVELREARATVAQLAANEERLRMARDLHDLLGHSLSLITLKSELAGRMLPAHPEQAAVQVADIEAVSRQALVDVRAAVTGYRRVTLPAELAGARTVLNAAGIRTDVPTEAPAGLPAAEEEVLAWVLREAATNVVRHSGARHCAVTFTELQTLDGRFLELRVRDDGPSRAGAGAPVAGNGLTGLAERLEKVAGILETEAGRKGFTLIARIPLIPDASETPLVSGS; encoded by the coding sequence ATGCTCCAGAAGCTGATGTGGGTCGGCATCTGGCTGGCCTTCATGAGCGCCCCGATCAGTGATCTGCTGGACGGGAACCACACCACCGTGGCCACCGTCCTCGGCTGGTCCGGCCTCACCGGCTTCGTCACCGTGTACCTGGCTCTGGTGCTGCGGCACACCGCACGCCCGATGGCCGACGGGACCGTCTACAGCCTCCTCGGGCTCCTGGCGGCCGTGGCCCTCGCGCTCTCGCTGACTCTCGGCGGCTCGTGGCTCGTGCTCTTCGTCTACGTGTCCGTCTCCTGCGGGGCCACGCTCTCGCCGGCCCTCGCGACGTGGGCGATCCTCGTGACGACCGCCACCATGACCGTGATCGGCACGCACGTCGCCCACGTCGGCGACGTCCTGCCGGGCCTCGCCATCCCCGCGCTGCTCGGCGGCTTCGCGATGACCGGCGTACGCCATCTGATCCGCACCTCGGTCGAGCTGCGCGAGGCGCGTGCCACCGTCGCCCAACTGGCCGCGAACGAGGAGCGGTTGAGGATGGCACGCGATCTCCACGACCTGCTCGGCCACTCGCTTTCCCTCATCACCCTCAAGAGCGAGCTGGCCGGACGGATGCTGCCCGCCCACCCCGAGCAGGCGGCCGTGCAGGTGGCCGACATCGAGGCGGTGAGCCGACAGGCCCTCGTCGACGTACGGGCCGCCGTGACCGGCTATCGCAGGGTCACGCTGCCCGCCGAACTCGCCGGCGCCCGCACCGTGTTGAACGCGGCGGGCATCCGGACGGACGTGCCGACCGAAGCCCCCGCCGGGCTGCCCGCCGCCGAGGAGGAGGTCCTGGCCTGGGTCCTGCGCGAGGCGGCGACCAACGTCGTACGCCACAGCGGCGCCCGGCACTGCGCGGTCACGTTCACCGAACTCCAGACCCTGGACGGCCGGTTCCTCGAACTGCGCGTCCGGGACGACGGCCCGAGCCGGGCCGGGGCCGGCGCGCCCGTCGCGGGCAACGGCCTGACCGGGCTCGCGGAGCGCCTGGAGAAGGTGGCGGGGATCCTGGAGACCGAGGCCGGCCGCAAGGGCTTCACGCTGATCGCGCGGATCCCGCTGATCCCGGACGCGTCCGAAACCCCTCTAGTATCCGGATCATGA
- a CDS encoding ABC transporter permease, translated as MLTTFFSGSLIKLEIIRTLRNKKFMFFSVVYPSALYLLFAASQNSTDKVKGTDLTFPALYMVSMASFGAITAVLMGNSEKIAKEREKGWVRQLRLTTLPGRGYVLAKIASAGVVTLPCIVVVFLVAAVTKGVRFEAWQWGALTVAIWAGSLCFAALGVAIGYIASGDAVRPITMIIYFGMSILGGLWMPSTVFPQWLQNIAEWLPTHAYAALGQAIELGDAPHGKDLAILVLYFLLFAGGAAWLYRKDTLKA; from the coding sequence ATGCTGACCACATTCTTCTCCGGGTCGTTGATCAAGCTCGAAATCATCCGCACCCTGCGGAACAAGAAGTTCATGTTCTTCTCGGTCGTCTACCCCTCGGCGCTCTACCTGCTCTTCGCGGCCTCGCAGAACAGCACCGACAAGGTCAAGGGCACCGACCTCACCTTCCCCGCCCTGTACATGGTCTCGATGGCGTCCTTCGGCGCGATCACCGCCGTCCTCATGGGCAACAGCGAGAAGATCGCCAAGGAGCGCGAGAAGGGCTGGGTGCGCCAGCTGCGCCTGACCACCCTGCCGGGCCGGGGCTACGTCCTCGCGAAGATCGCCAGCGCGGGCGTCGTGACCCTGCCGTGCATCGTGGTCGTCTTCCTCGTGGCCGCCGTCACCAAGGGCGTACGGTTCGAGGCCTGGCAGTGGGGCGCGCTGACCGTCGCCATCTGGGCGGGCTCCCTCTGCTTCGCCGCGCTCGGCGTGGCCATCGGCTACATCGCCAGCGGTGACGCGGTCCGCCCCATCACGATGATCATCTACTTCGGCATGTCGATCCTGGGCGGCCTGTGGATGCCCAGCACCGTCTTCCCGCAGTGGCTGCAGAACATCGCGGAATGGCTGCCCACCCACGCGTACGCTGCCCTCGGACAGGCCATCGAGCTGGGCGACGCCCCGCACGGCAAGGACCTCGCCATCCTCGTCCTCTACTTCCTGCTCTTCGCGGGCGGCGCGGCATGGCTGTACCGGAAGGACACCCTGAAGGCGTGA
- a CDS encoding ABC transporter ATP-binding protein — translation MTQTAPPAERTAQAVVSFENVNKSYGDVRAVADLSLRLHPGETVALLGPNGAGKSSTLDLLLGLRNADSGTVSLFGMTPAQAINAGKVGAMLQSGGLMEDVTVRELVKLGCDLHPKPHPVAEVMDRAGIAQIADRKVNKLSGGQEQRVRFALATVGANDLIVLDEPTTGMDVTARQAFWATMREQAAQGRTVLFATHYLEEADAIADRVLVLHKGRLLADGTAAEIKAKAGARRVSFDLEGAIDEAALRALPFLSTIDVSGRTVRIQSHDADATMHAVYGLGLYPRNLEVAGLGLEQAFVAITSAEEANAAC, via the coding sequence ATGACGCAGACAGCCCCTCCCGCCGAGCGCACCGCGCAAGCCGTGGTGAGCTTCGAGAACGTGAACAAGAGCTACGGCGACGTCCGCGCCGTGGCCGACCTGTCGCTGCGGCTCCACCCCGGCGAGACGGTCGCGCTGCTCGGCCCCAACGGCGCCGGCAAGTCCTCCACCCTCGACCTGCTGCTCGGGCTGCGCAACGCCGACTCCGGCACGGTCAGCCTCTTCGGCATGACGCCCGCCCAGGCCATCAACGCCGGCAAGGTCGGCGCGATGCTCCAGAGCGGCGGCCTCATGGAGGACGTGACCGTGCGCGAGCTGGTCAAGCTCGGCTGCGACCTGCACCCCAAGCCGCACCCCGTGGCCGAGGTCATGGACCGCGCGGGCATCGCCCAGATCGCCGACCGCAAGGTCAACAAGCTCTCCGGCGGCCAGGAGCAGCGCGTCCGCTTCGCGCTCGCGACCGTCGGCGCCAACGACCTGATCGTCCTCGACGAGCCGACCACCGGCATGGACGTCACCGCCCGCCAGGCGTTCTGGGCGACCATGCGCGAGCAGGCGGCGCAGGGACGTACGGTCCTGTTCGCCACGCACTACCTGGAAGAGGCCGACGCGATCGCCGACCGCGTGCTCGTCCTGCACAAGGGCAGGCTCCTCGCGGACGGCACCGCCGCCGAGATCAAGGCCAAGGCCGGCGCCCGCCGCGTCAGCTTCGACCTGGAGGGTGCCATCGACGAGGCCGCCCTGCGCGCGCTGCCCTTCCTCTCCACCATCGACGTCTCCGGCCGCACCGTCCGCATCCAGTCGCACGACGCCGACGCCACGATGCACGCGGTGTACGGGCTCGGCCTCTACCCGCGCAACCTCGAAGTCGCGGGCCTCGGCCTGGAGCAGGCCTTCGTCGCCATCACCTCGGCCGAGGAGGCCAACGCAGCATGCTGA